Proteins from one Sabethes cyaneus chromosome 2, idSabCyanKW18_F2, whole genome shotgun sequence genomic window:
- the LOC128735883 gene encoding uncharacterized protein K02A2.6-like produces the protein MDNIQFQQLLDHQTRMFAELCRGLTTAVNQSNTANASASRQPCAASVTVPQPSPLALEGDMQENFDFFEKSWRDYAKAIGMDRWPAADDPQKEVIQGLKGVECIADDLLLYGKGSTFEEALIDHNTNLENLLSRLEERNVKLNRSKLKLCQTSVDFYGHVLTDQGLKPDESKISTIRNFPTPSDRKEVHRFVGMINYLSRFIPNLSMNITNLRRLISTSVPWQWTEIEEEEFKRVKNIVSDIGTLRYYNMNLPITIECDASCFGLGAAVFQEDGVIGYASRTLTATEKNYAQIEKELLVILFACVRFDQLIVGNPRVTIKTDHRPLINIFRKPLLSAPRRLQHMLLNLQRYRISLEYVTGKNNVVADALSRAPLNDNATADVYKKSNIYKVIEQVGSVRLSNYLSISDTRLSEIIQATAKDSTMQLIIEFILNGWPTTADQVPDSVKIYFRYCQELSTQDGLVFRNDRILIPHSLRRKLIDICHASHSGIEATLKLARANLFWPGMSVQIKEVVQSCTTCAKFAASQSNPPMVTHSIPVYPFQFVSMDVFFADFVNIRRAFLVTVDHYSDYFEVDVLKDLKPDCVIAACKENFARHGKPQVILTDNGTNFVCQKMVEFAREWDFQHITSAPHHQQANGKAEAAVKIAKRLLKKSQESGIDFWYALLHWRNIPNKIGSSPAARLFSRSTSCGIPTSAKNLFPKVVEGVPGAIEANRKKIKFHYDKVTKTLPNLQVGSPVYVQLNPETSKQWTPGTILNRLSERSFQVEVDGAGYRRSAVHIKPRKELASLPTAGPGHNRNPVLMLPEDENFPDRNIEAVPNNAVIENGFHASNQSTFAAIDKSSSSSTVPIESSVTTPRASQPKEKRVSSAPRPVDRPRREIRLPNRFKDYHVNLS, from the exons ATGGATAATATACAGTTCCAGCAGCTTCTGGATCACCAAACCAGAATGTTTGCTGAATTATGTCGTGGATTGACAACCGCAGTAAATCAATCGAATACCGCTAACGCGTCGGCTAGTCGCCAGCCGTGTGCTGCAAGTGTAACAGTTCCGCAGCCGTCTCCTCTCGCTTTGGAAGGAGACATGCAAGAAAATTTTGACTTTTTCGAAAAAAGCTGGCGAGACTACGCAAAAGCCATTGGTATGGACCGGTGGCCAGCAGCCGACGATCCGCAGAAA GAAGTAATCCAAGGCCTTAAAGGGGTAGAATGTATTGCCGACGATCTCTTGCTATATGGAAAAGGCAGTACATTTGAAGAAGCATTGATCGATCACAATACTAATCTAGAAAACCTGCTATCCAGACTCGAAGAACGGAATGTTAAACTGAACCGTTCCAAACTAAAATTATGCCAGACTTCAGTTGATTTTTACGGTCACGTGCTCACTGACCAGGGATTGAAGCCAGATGAAAGTAAGATTTCTACGATACGAAACTTTCCTACTCCATCGGATCGAAAAGAAGTTCACCGTTTTGTCGGTATGATAAATTATTTGAGTCGCTTCATCCCAAATCTTAGCATGAACATTACAAACTTGCGAAGATTGATTTCTACTTCCGTTCCTTGGCAGTGGACAGAGATAGAGGAAGAGGAATTCAAACGCGTCAAGAATATAGTATCGGACATTGGCACGCTTCGCTACTACAATATGAACTTACCGATTACCATTGAGTGCGATGCCAGTTGTTTCGGTTTGGGAGCTGCTGTTTTTCAAGAAGACGGAGTAATCGGATACGCTTCCCGAACACTAACTGCTACGGAGAAGAATTACGCCCAGATAGAGAAGGAACTGCTTGTCATTTTGTTTGCTTGTGTTCGATTCGATCAATTAATCGTGGGAAACCCTAGAGTTACTATTAAAACCGATCATCGACCTCTTATTAACATTTTCCGGAAGCCTCTACTATCAGCCCCCAGACGACTTCAACATATGCTATTAAATCTTCAAAGATATAGAATATCCTTGGAATATGTGACCGGTAAGAACAACGTTGTAGCTGATGCTCTTTCGAGGGCCCCGCTTAACGACAATGCAACTGCAGAtgtgtacaagaaaagcaacatATACAAAGTCATCGAACAGGTAGGCAGCGTCAGACTAAGTAATTACCTAAGTATTTCGGATACTCGTTTGAGTGAGATAATTCAAGCAACAGCGAAAGACTCGACGATGCAGCTCATCATCGAATTCATCCTAAATGGCTGGCCAACGACGGCCGACCAAGTGCCCGACAGCGTTAAAATTTATTTCCGGTACTGTCAGGAGTTGTCGACCCAAGACGGCTTAGTTTTCCGTAACGACAGAATCCTTATACCGCACTCTCTACGCAGAAAACTTATCGATATTTGTCACGCAAGTCACAGTGGAATCGAAGCTACTTTAAAGTTAGCACGCGCGAACTTATTCTGGCCCGGAATGAGTGTTCAAATTAAAGAAGTTGTCCAGTCGTGCACAACATGTGCCAAGTTTGCAGCATCTCAATCAAATCCTCCAATGGTGACTCACAGCATTCCAGTGTACCCGTTCCAATTCGTTTCCATGGATGTTTTCTTCGCGGACTTCGTAAATATCAGAAGAGCATTCCTAGTAACCGTTGATCACTATTCTGATTATTTTGAGGTCGACGTCTTAAAAGATTTGAAGCCAGATTGCGTTATAGCTGCCTGTAAGGAAAACTTCGCTCGTCATGGAAAGCCTCAGGTAATTCTTACAGACAATGGTACTAACTTTGTTTGCCAAAAGATGGTAGAGTTTGCCCGCGAGTGGGACTTTCAGCACATAACATCTGCTCCTCATCACCAACAAGCGAATGGGAAAGCCGAAGCAGCCGTGAAGATTGCCAAACGTTTGCTGAAAAAGTCACAAGAGTCCGGAATTGATTTCTGGTATGCACTTTTACATTGGCGGAACATACCCAATAAAATAGGTTCCAGTCCAGCGGCTCGTTTATTTTCAAGGTCTACCAGTTGCGGCATTCCAACTTCTGCAAAGAAtctttttccgaaagttgtcgAAGGTGTTCCGGGTGCTATTGAAGCAAACCGAAAGAAAATTAAGTTTCACTACGATAAAGTAACTAAGACTCTACCTAATCTTCAAGTCGGCTCTCCAGTATATGTTCAGTTGAATCCAGAAACTTCGAAACAGTGGACTCCTGGCACAATTTTGAATCGCTTGAGTGAACGCTCTTTCCAGGTAGAAGTAGATGGTGCTGGTTATCGTCGCAGTGCTGTTCACATCAAGCCTCGCAAGGAACTTGCCTCGTTACCAACAGCTGGACCTGGACACAATCGCAATCCTGTCTTGATGCTCCCAGAGGACGAAAATTTTCCCGATAGAAATATTGAAGCTGTTCCGAACAACGCAGTTATTGAAAATGGTTTTCATGCATCAAATCAATCAACGTTTGCTGCGATTGataagtcgtcgtcgtcgtcaacggtGCCTATCGAATCGTCCGTTACAACACCTCGTGCTTCGCAACCAAAAGAGAAACGTGTTTCATCGGCTCCTAGACCAGTTGATCGCCCGAGAAGAGAAATTCGTCTTCCGAATAGATTTAAGGATTACCATGTAAATTTAAGttaa